The DNA sequence ATCGACCGCCGCCGGGTGGTGACGGGGGTGCGGCGCCGCTCGGTCGGCGCGCAGCGGGCCCTGGGCCGCCGTGGCAACACGATGTCGGCCGCCGAGGTGGACGCCGTCGTGGTCAACCTGGTCGACCGCATCACGCGCCGGATGCGCAAGGCGGGCCGCACCGGCCGCACGGTGGTGCTTCGGTTGCGGTTCAACGACTTCAGCCGGGTCACCCGCTCCCACACCATGCCTCGGGCCACCGCGTCGACCGACGCGGTGCTCGCCGCGGCCCGCGAACTGGTCGCCGCGGCGGCTCCGGTGATCGCCGAACGCGGGCTCACGCTGATCGGCTTCGCGGTGTCCAACATCGACCGTGACGGCGCCCAGCAGCTCGAGTTGCCGTTCGGTCCCGCCAGCCACGCCGACACCGCCGCCCTCGACGCCGCCGTCGACGAGGTGCGCACCCGCTACGGCAACCTCGCCGTCACCCGCGGCGTGCTGCTGGGCCGTGACCCTGGATTGGAGATGCCGATGCTGCCCGAAGACTGACGATCACGCCGGCACGACGCGGCTCCACACCCGGTGTTCGCCGAGCCCCTCGATCAGCGACGCGGCGAGCGCGGCGGGGTCCGACCCGGTCAGCACGCCGTCGGCGTCGTCCGCCACGCCGGCCTGTGCCAGCAGCTCCGCTCCCTGCGGCAACACGGCCAGCGCCTTGAAGTGCCGAAACGCCTCGTCGACGAGGATCTTGGCCTGCACGGTGGTCGGCGAACCAGCGACGACGAGCGCGTCGAACTCGATGGACCGCGCGGTCGGGTAGGTGCGGGAGACCGGCACACTGCCCCCGTCGTGGTCGAGGGTGCCGCCGTGCGTGGCGATCACCAGCGGCACCAGGTCCGCCTCGCCCAGCGCGTCGACGACCGCGGCCACCTGGCCGATGTCGGAGTCCGGTCCGGTGAGGATTCCGACCATGCGGCCGGACGCCGGCCACCGCCCGCCGAGCTGGGACAGCGCCGGGCTGAGCACCGCCGGTTCTGCCGGCGCGGCGGTGGGTGCGGGCGGCTGCAGGCCCAGACCGGCGGCGACCGTCGCACACAGGTCGGCGTCGATGTTGGCCAGGGCGGCGAGCTGGCGTTCCTTGATGGCCTGCTCGTAGCACTTGCCCAGTTCGAAGGTGTAGGCCTCGGCGACGTGGGCCTGCTCCTGCGGGCTGAGGCTGCGGTAGAACAGCGTCACCTGCGAGAAGTGGTCGTCGTACGACGCGGGTGCGGCGCGGACCTTCGTCGACTCCGCCACGGCGGCCGGTACCTCGATGAACGCGCCGGTGTCGGCACCCGCGAGGAACGGACATCCGCCGTCGAGCGAGTTCGGTTTGTACGGTGCCACGCCCGGATGCACGGCGTGCTGGTGGAAGCCATCGCGGAACATGTCGTTGACGGGCGCATGCGGGCGGTTGATCGGGATCTGGCCGAAGTTGGGTCCGCCGAGCCGGCTCAGCTGGGTGTCGAGGTAGGAGAACAACCGCGCCTGCAGCAGCGGATCGTCGGTGACGTCGATGCCGGGCACCAGATGGCCGGGATGGAACGCGACCTGTTCGGTTTCGGCGAAGAAGTTGGTGGGGTTGCGGTTGAGCTGCATCGTGCCGATCACCTGCACCGGGGCGAGTTCCTCGGGCACGATCTTCGTCGGGTCCAGCAGGTCGATGCCTTCGAACATGTGGTCCGGCGTATCGGGCATCACCTGCACCCCGAGATCCCACTCCGGGTAGGCGCCCTTCTCGATCGCGTCGGCGAGGTCGCGGCGGTGCAGGTCGGGGTCCACTCCGGCGGCGATCTGCGCCTCCTCCCAGACCAGCGAGTGCACCCCGAGTCGCGGCTTCCAGTGGAACTTCACCAGCGACGTCGAACCGTCCGGACCGGTCAACCGGAATGTGTGGACGCCGAAGCCCTCCATCATCCGGTAGGAGCGGGGAATCCCGCGGTCGGACATGTTCCACATGGTGTGCGCCTGCGCCTCGGTGTGCAGCGAGACGAAATCCCAGAACGTGTCGTGCGCGCTCTGAGCCTGGGGGATCTCCCGGTCCGGATGCGGTTTCGCGGCGTGGACGATGTCGGGGAACTTGATGCCGTCCTGGATGAAGAACACCGGGATGTTGTTGCCGACGAGGTCGAAGGTGCCCTCGTCGGTGTAGAACTTCGTGGCGAACCCGCGGGTGTCGCGGACGGTGTCGGCCGATCCACGCGAGCCGAGGACCGTCGAGAAGCGCACGAACACATCGGTTTCCGCACCCGATTTCAGGAACGCGGCCTTGCAGATCTTCTCGGCCGCGCCGTTACCGCGGAACACCCCGTGCGCCGCCGCACCGCGGGCGTGCACCACGCGTTCCGGGATGCGCTCGTGGTCGAAGTGGGTGATCTTCTCCCGCAGGTGGTGGTCCTGCAGCAACGTCGGTCCACGCTCCCCCGCCTTGAGCGAGTGGTCGGTGTCGTACAGCCGGGCGCCCTGGGCGGTGGTGAGGTACTCCCCCTGCTGTCCCCGCGCCGTCCGCGAGCCCCCGACGGAAACCCCGGTGGCCGTACGCAAGTCGGGTCCGGCCTGATCGGGTTTGGGCGGAAGGGGTTCGCGCGGGGTGGTCGGCTCCTCGAACGACGGTGGCTCCGAACCGGGCATGCCGGGGATGTAGCCGGGGCTGTGCTGGAGCACCCGCTCGGCGGCCTCCTTGACCATGTCCTTGGCGTCTTTGACGACGCCCTTGATGGTTTCCTTGGCTCCGCGGTCTGCCGCCATCTGTGTCCCTCCGTCACCTCGTGATGTACGGCGGCTTTCCCTTCATGATCAATCGCTAAACGCCGCCGTCACGGCGCTGGACTCAGGAGCTCGTCCACTCCAGCAGTCGGTCGGCGGGCCAGGTGTTGACGATGCGGTCCGCCGGAAGGCCGGCGTCGAGCGCCCGCTGCGCGCCGTAGCCGAGGAAGTCGAGCTGACCGGGGGCGTGCGAGTCGGTGTCGATCGAGAACACACAGCCGATGTCGCGGGCCAGTTCGAGCAGCCGGGTGGGCGGGTCGCGCCGCTCGGGGCGGGAGTTGATCTCGACGGCGGTGCCGTGGTCGCGGCATGCGGTGAAGACCTTCTCGGCGTCGAACTTCGACTCCGGCCGGATCCCCCGGTTACCCGTCACCAGGCGGCCGGTGCAGTGTCCGAGCACGTCGGTGTGCGGGTTGGCGACGGCCTTGAGCATGCGCCGCGTCATCGCCGGGGCGTCCATCGACAGTTTGGAATGCACGCTGGCCACCACCACGTCGAGGCGTTCGAGCAGTTCGTCCTCCTGGTCCAGCGAGCCGTCCTCGAGGATGTCGACTTCGATGCCGGTCAGGATCCGCAGGGGCGCAACGGTTTCGCGCAGCTCGTCGATGACGTCGAGTTGTCTGCGCAGGCGGTCCGGGGACAGTCCGTTGGCGATGGTCAGCCGCGGCGAGTGGTCGGTGAGCGCGCAGTACTCGTGGCCGAGGTCGCGGGCGGTGAGCATCATCTCCTCGATCGGCGCCGAACCGTCCGACCAGTTCGAGTGCACGTGCAGATCGCCCCGCAGCGCCGAGCGGATCTCCCCTCCGCCGAGATCTGTTGCCTTCTCTCGTAATTCGACGAGCGCGTCCGGTTCCCGCCCGGCCCACGCCTGCGCGATCACCTTCGCGGTCTTGGGTCCGATTCCCGGTAGCGACTGCCAGGTGTTGGCGGTGCCGTGGCGTTCGCGTTCGGCGTCGGTGAGCCGTTCGACGACGTCGGCCGCGTTGCGGTAGGCCATCACTCGCCGGGTGTCCTCGCGGGCGCGGTCCTTGTAGTACGCGATCTGGCGCAGCGCGGTGACGGGATCCATGGCTCCAGTGTGCCCGCGCCGCCGCGGTGTCACGCAGGGCTCACGGATGCCAGCGTGGATCGCGGCCGCTGCGGGCGACGATGCGGTCGAGTACGGGCGCATCGTCGTCGACGGGCACCGCCGGGCCGAACAGCCCTTCGGTGCCTGCCGGATCGAACTGCGCGAGGTGATCCAGACAGGCGCGGGCCGTCGCCTCGTCGCATTCGTATCGCCGGCCCGTGGCCACGGCGAGATCCCAGCCGTGGATCACCACCTCGGCCGTTGCGACCGCACCCGCAACGTCGCCGGGCAGGTCGACTCCGCCGGCGCGGGTCATTCCGGCCCAGGCGTCAGGATCGCGCCACGCGTCGGCCAGGGCCGCCAACCGCTGCGGATAGACGGTGCGCCAGCCCTCGTCGAGCGGGGCGTGTTCGTCGGGCGGCACATCGGTCCACTCGCCGAGATCCTTGCGGGCCGCGGCGGCGAAGGCCGCCGAAAGGGCGCCGATGTGCGCGACGAGGTCGCGCACCGTCATGGCCGCGTTGGGAGTGGCCCGGTCCAGGGCGTCGTCGGGCACCGTGCGGACCAGGCCGGCCGTCCGATCGCACGCCGAGGTCAGATCGATCATGCCGGTATGGACCTCCTGTCCGGGCGGAACTCATCGGCGGTTCACAGCGAAGCGGACTACCGTCGGTAATCGTGCGCTTCGCCTTCAAGACCTCACCGCAGAACACCACCTGGGCCGAGATGCTGCCGATCTGGCAGGCCGCTGACGGGATCGACGTCTTCGAGTCCGGCTGGACGTTCGACCACTTCTACCCGATCTTCTCCGATCCGACGGGCCCGTGCCTGGAGGGCTGGATCACGCTGACCGCGCTGGCGCAGGCCACCACTCGGCTACGGGTCGGCGTCCTCGTCACCGGCATCCACTACCGCCACCCGGCCGTGCTGGCCAACATGGCCTCCGCGCTCGACATCGTCTCGGGCGGCCGCCTCGAGCTGGGAATCGGTGCGGGCTGGAACGAGGAGGAGTCCGGGGCCTACGGAATCGAACTGGGCTCGATCAAAGAGCGGTTCGACCGCTTCGAGGAGGCCTGCGAGGTGCTCACCGGCCTGCTCTCGCAGGAGACGACGACGTTCGACGGGAAGTACTACCAGCTCAAGGATGCGCGTAACGAGCCGAAGGGCCCGCAGCAGCCGCATCCGCCGATCTGCATCGGCGGCAGCGGCGAGAAGCGCACGCTGCGCATCACGGCGCGCTGGGCGCAGCACTGGAACTTCGTCGGCGGCCCGCCCGAGGAGTTCGCGCGCAAACGCGACGTCCTGGCATCCCACT is a window from the Mycolicibacterium litorale genome containing:
- a CDS encoding LLM class F420-dependent oxidoreductase, whose amino-acid sequence is MRFAFKTSPQNTTWAEMLPIWQAADGIDVFESGWTFDHFYPIFSDPTGPCLEGWITLTALAQATTRLRVGVLVTGIHYRHPAVLANMASALDIVSGGRLELGIGAGWNEEESGAYGIELGSIKERFDRFEEACEVLTGLLSQETTTFDGKYYQLKDARNEPKGPQQPHPPICIGGSGEKRTLRITARWAQHWNFVGGPPEEFARKRDVLASHCADIGRDPSEIMLSAHVRLGADHDYAKVIDEAAALGAEGLDLAIVYLPPPYDPAVLEPLAEAIRDSGLTSKAAS
- a CDS encoding TIGR03086 family metal-binding protein, with the protein product MIDLTSACDRTAGLVRTVPDDALDRATPNAAMTVRDLVAHIGALSAAFAAAARKDLGEWTDVPPDEHAPLDEGWRTVYPQRLAALADAWRDPDAWAGMTRAGGVDLPGDVAGAVATAEVVIHGWDLAVATGRRYECDEATARACLDHLAQFDPAGTEGLFGPAVPVDDDAPVLDRIVARSGRDPRWHP
- a CDS encoding catalase, translating into MVKEAAERVLQHSPGYIPGMPGSEPPSFEEPTTPREPLPPKPDQAGPDLRTATGVSVGGSRTARGQQGEYLTTAQGARLYDTDHSLKAGERGPTLLQDHHLREKITHFDHERIPERVVHARGAAAHGVFRGNGAAEKICKAAFLKSGAETDVFVRFSTVLGSRGSADTVRDTRGFATKFYTDEGTFDLVGNNIPVFFIQDGIKFPDIVHAAKPHPDREIPQAQSAHDTFWDFVSLHTEAQAHTMWNMSDRGIPRSYRMMEGFGVHTFRLTGPDGSTSLVKFHWKPRLGVHSLVWEEAQIAAGVDPDLHRRDLADAIEKGAYPEWDLGVQVMPDTPDHMFEGIDLLDPTKIVPEELAPVQVIGTMQLNRNPTNFFAETEQVAFHPGHLVPGIDVTDDPLLQARLFSYLDTQLSRLGGPNFGQIPINRPHAPVNDMFRDGFHQHAVHPGVAPYKPNSLDGGCPFLAGADTGAFIEVPAAVAESTKVRAAPASYDDHFSQVTLFYRSLSPQEQAHVAEAYTFELGKCYEQAIKERQLAALANIDADLCATVAAGLGLQPPAPTAAPAEPAVLSPALSQLGGRWPASGRMVGILTGPDSDIGQVAAVVDALGEADLVPLVIATHGGTLDHDGGSVPVSRTYPTARSIEFDALVVAGSPTTVQAKILVDEAFRHFKALAVLPQGAELLAQAGVADDADGVLTGSDPAALAASLIEGLGEHRVWSRVVPA
- a CDS encoding PHP domain-containing protein, giving the protein MDPVTALRQIAYYKDRAREDTRRVMAYRNAADVVERLTDAERERHGTANTWQSLPGIGPKTAKVIAQAWAGREPDALVELREKATDLGGGEIRSALRGDLHVHSNWSDGSAPIEEMMLTARDLGHEYCALTDHSPRLTIANGLSPDRLRRQLDVIDELRETVAPLRILTGIEVDILEDGSLDQEDELLERLDVVVASVHSKLSMDAPAMTRRMLKAVANPHTDVLGHCTGRLVTGNRGIRPESKFDAEKVFTACRDHGTAVEINSRPERRDPPTRLLELARDIGCVFSIDTDSHAPGQLDFLGYGAQRALDAGLPADRIVNTWPADRLLEWTSS